The DNA window TTAAGGAATTAATCAGCGTAATGAAAGAGCCGTCGCTATTAAAAATTTCGCTGCTGTCTATTTTAGCACACAGCGTTATTTTCACTACCATGTTTGGTTTTACTCCTACGTACGCATTAAGCGCAGGATTTAAAGAGAGTGAGCTGAGTTTGATTGTCTTTTCCTTTATGATCCCTCATGCAGCTGCTTCTCTTATTATGGAGAAGCTATTTGTTTGGCGATTTGGAAAATGGACGATCTTGAAGGCGGCATTTTTTCTGGCTGCATTTTTTACCTGTATGATACCTATGACAGAAAATAAAATCTTGCTTTGTGTCATTCAAAGTTTGAACGGGTTTTCATTAGGATTAGTGTTTCCTCTTATGTTAGGAATGTCTATTGAAAAAATAGCTGTAGAAAAGAGAGCTACGGCGATGGGAGGCTACCAAGCGCTGTATGCGTTAGGAATATTCGGAGGTCCTTTTGCTGCAGGAATATTAAATTCTTGGGTGGGACTTAAAGCAGGCTTCTTTTTTGCAGCAGCATTAGGGTTAACCGCTACCGTTTTTGCAGCGGCATGGGACAAAAAAACAGCGTCATATAAAATGTTTAAAGCAAAATAAAACGTATGGCAGTAAGCATTTATTTCTATTTTTAAGCACTATTATTTAAGTTCAGATATTAAAGGAGGCCATAGATTATGGTGTTAAAAATTGGCGTTATTGGAACGGGAGCAATCGGACAAGATCATATTAGAAGAATTACAAATACATTATCAGGCGGCAAAATTGTTGCGGTTACGGATGTAAATCAAGAACAAGCAAAAGCAGTTG is part of the Priestia aryabhattai genome and encodes:
- a CDS encoding MFS transporter; protein product: MSAISSVKDKYLFAAVSFIFWFSQFIYVPILSPYMEGLGGKYAFIGLVLSSYGLMQLLCRLPLGIFSDFVKMRKPFVIFGMVASMSSCLLFSLTDSLIGVFISRCLAGLAAATWVAFTILYSSYFEREKTTRAMNIISFIVVLAQLLGMSLSGYIVSEWGWHAPFWIGTILSIIGAVLSFFIYEPKESVSRSPIKLKELISVMKEPSLLKISLLSILAHSVIFTTMFGFTPTYALSAGFKESELSLIVFSFMIPHAAASLIMEKLFVWRFGKWTILKAAFFLAAFFTCMIPMTENKILLCVIQSLNGFSLGLVFPLMLGMSIEKIAVEKRATAMGGYQALYALGIFGGPFAAGILNSWVGLKAGFFFAAALGLTATVFAAAWDKKTASYKMFKAK